The stretch of DNA TATAAGGCTCATTTCGATTTCATCGTTAGTGAGCCATTTTTTAAGTTCAGAAAGATATTTTTTCTGAATGAGAATTCCCTCTTCAGGGAGAAGAGCATGAATATCGTCATTGATAAATTTAAGTCTTGCGAATTGATGACCATTAAGACCGCATGCTTCAACATATTTTCCGTTTTCATCAGAAGAAGGAACTATGTTCATACATGCAATTGCTTCCATGCTGTCTTCATCGCTGATGCAGAATGCAATGCGTTCGATGATTTCAAGAAGAAGATCTCCTGACCAGTAAACAGCTCCTTCAGCAGGAAAAGTTGAAAACTTCTGAAACCATGTAGGATCATTAACTGGAAGTTTATATTTTCTAGCACCCTGTTCTACCAGAATACTTGATCCGTCAGGATCACTCTTGATGACAAGTTCCCCTGAAGGAAGTTTGCGTACCAAATCATAAAAAGCACGACCTTGAACTCCTGCAAGGCCTTCTTCGATGATTTCAGCCGGATAGGTTCCGCAAAATTCAAGATTGGAATCAGTGGACATAATCCTCAGATTTCCTTCATCGCTCTTCAACCAGATCGTGCGCAGATATGCAGCTCCGGTTTTTGCGGGGATGATGCTGGCAGACTTATGCAATCCTTCAATGA from Desulfovibrio gilichinskyi encodes:
- the dnaN gene encoding DNA polymerase III subunit beta; protein product: MYLKVNRDEVIEGLHKSASIIPAKTGAAYLRTIWLKSDEGNLRIMSTDSNLEFCGTYPAEIIEEGLAGVQGRAFYDLVRKLPSGELVIKSDPDGSSILVEQGARKYKLPVNDPTWFQKFSTFPAEGAVYWSGDLLLEIIERIAFCISDEDSMEAIACMNIVPSSDENGKYVEACGLNGHQFARLKFINDDIHALLPEEGILIQKKYLSELKKWLTNDEIEMSLIEKRLFFKTADGKETFSLPLSYYQYPNYKNFLAKLNDDDVSRMKVQKSELSTALDRISIFNTDSNRCASFMFNPGELILFSQGQEVGTATESIEVEFSGEMERIAFPTKNLIEILGHFQSGKISFTLTGSEAPCGLTGDEDNEYLVIVMPMKVQEETYYSEEDV